In Chitinophaga varians, the following are encoded in one genomic region:
- a CDS encoding DUF3276 family protein, giving the protein MAYENTNQQERNNDSIFSKRLKAGKRRTYFFDVKTTRGNDYFLTITESKKRFNDNGYDRHKVFLYKEDFNKFLNALTETINYVKTELMPDFDFDAYNHDYVQEDQEETDGDTEVTRTAEVAATVAPIAASAPASHSADEVDKW; this is encoded by the coding sequence GTGGCGTACGAAAACACCAATCAACAGGAAAGAAACAATGATAGCATCTTTTCTAAACGATTGAAAGCGGGCAAAAGAAGGACGTACTTCTTTGATGTAAAGACCACTCGGGGAAATGATTACTTTCTGACCATTACAGAAAGTAAGAAACGTTTTAATGACAACGGCTACGACAGGCACAAAGTGTTCCTGTACAAGGAGGACTTCAACAAGTTCCTGAATGCGCTGACCGAAACCATCAACTACGTTAAAACTGAGTTGATGCCCGATTTTGATTTTGATGCCTACAATCACGATTATGTGCAGGAAGACCAGGAGGAAACAGACGGCGATACTGAGGTGACCCGTACCGCAGAAGTAGCTGCCACTGTTGCTCCGATTGCGGCGTCCGCCCCGGCTTCACATAGCGCTGACGAGGTAGACAAATGGTAA
- a CDS encoding ABC transporter ATP-binding protein, with amino-acid sequence MKHLAALNKYFVSNKWRLILGLLFTAISIVFSVFQPIMVRQIFDLLSHNLDEYRLLSDTSLKSAFRADFSRILAFYGVSILIFALLSGFFLFLQRQTLIVMSRHIEYDLKNEIYQHYQKLDLNFFKMHRTGDLMSRITEDVSRVRMYVGPAIMYASRTLFLIVIIVYLMLEVNPLLTLYTLSPLPFLALTIYYVNKIIHRKSERIQAELSNITSIAQESYSGIRVIKSYVQEDASGRHFESASEAYKLSSISLAKTDALFQPIMALMIGLSVILTIFIGGYQVIAGNITVGNLAEFVIYVNMLMFPFLSIGLVATMVQRAAASQQRINEFLRIEPDIKDEPGAHTVQLEGAVRLEGVTFTYPHTGITALKDINLHIAPGQKVAVIGRTGSGKSTLAQLLIRMYDPQHGRVMMDTNDVRYMHLEQLRSQISYVPQDVFLFSDSIANNIRFGDPAASLQAVQQAARQASVEKDILGFNEGFDTEIGERGVTLSGGQKQRISIARALIKDPDIMIFDDCLSAVDARTEKEIIGNLYAYLKNKTAIIITHRIFSLFEFDKIIVLDEGRIVEEGTHEELLSLNGYYAELYARQQSGDEESVTE; translated from the coding sequence TTGAAACATCTAGCTGCGCTTAATAAATACTTCGTGTCCAACAAATGGCGCCTTATACTGGGGTTGCTGTTTACGGCCATATCGATTGTCTTCAGTGTCTTTCAGCCTATCATGGTCCGGCAGATCTTTGACCTGTTGTCGCATAATCTTGACGAATACCGCCTGTTAAGCGACACCAGCCTGAAAAGCGCTTTCCGGGCCGACTTCTCCCGTATCCTCGCATTTTATGGCGTGAGCATTTTGATATTTGCCTTGCTGAGCGGCTTTTTCCTTTTCCTGCAGCGGCAAACGCTCATCGTGATGAGCCGGCATATTGAGTATGACCTGAAGAACGAAATTTACCAGCATTATCAGAAGCTGGACCTTAACTTTTTTAAGATGCACCGTACCGGCGACCTGATGAGCCGTATCACGGAAGACGTTTCCCGTGTACGCATGTACGTTGGCCCGGCCATCATGTACGCCTCCCGCACCTTGTTCCTGATCGTTATCATCGTGTACCTGATGCTGGAAGTAAATCCGCTGTTGACCTTGTATACCTTGTCTCCGCTGCCTTTCCTGGCACTGACGATTTATTATGTCAACAAAATCATCCACCGTAAAAGCGAAAGGATACAGGCGGAATTATCCAACATAACGTCCATTGCGCAGGAGTCTTACTCCGGCATCCGGGTGATCAAATCATACGTACAGGAAGATGCCAGCGGACGGCACTTCGAAAGCGCCAGTGAAGCCTACAAGCTCAGTTCTATCAGTCTTGCGAAAACAGATGCGTTGTTTCAGCCTATCATGGCGCTGATGATCGGGCTAAGTGTCATACTCACTATTTTCATTGGCGGTTACCAGGTAATAGCAGGAAATATCACCGTGGGCAACCTCGCTGAGTTTGTGATCTATGTGAACATGCTGATGTTCCCCTTCCTGTCAATAGGCCTGGTGGCAACGATGGTGCAGCGTGCGGCTGCCTCACAGCAACGGATAAACGAATTCCTGAGAATAGAGCCGGACATCAAAGACGAGCCTGGTGCGCATACCGTGCAGCTGGAAGGCGCAGTGCGGCTGGAAGGTGTTACCTTCACCTATCCCCATACCGGTATTACAGCGCTGAAGGATATCAATCTGCATATTGCGCCGGGCCAGAAAGTGGCGGTCATTGGCCGTACCGGTTCAGGCAAGAGCACGCTGGCGCAGTTGCTGATACGGATGTACGATCCGCAGCATGGCCGTGTGATGATGGACACGAATGACGTCCGTTATATGCACCTGGAGCAGCTCCGCAGCCAGATCAGTTATGTGCCGCAGGACGTGTTCCTTTTCTCAGACTCCATTGCCAACAATATCCGTTTTGGTGACCCTGCGGCCAGTTTGCAGGCAGTGCAACAAGCGGCCCGGCAGGCTTCGGTAGAGAAGGACATCCTTGGGTTCAACGAAGGGTTTGATACAGAAATAGGGGAGCGGGGCGTTACCCTCAGCGGCGGGCAGAAACAACGTATATCCATTGCCAGGGCGCTCATTAAAGACCCGGATATCATGATTTTTGATGACTGTCTCTCTGCCGTAGACGCCCGTACGGAAAAAGAGATCATTGGTAACCTGTACGCCTACCTGAAGAACAAAACAGCTATCATTATTACCCACAGGATCTTCTCCCTGTTTGAGTTTGACAAGATCATTGTGTTGGACGAAGGCAGGATTGTGGAAGAGGGAACACATGAGGAATTATTATCATTGAATGGTTACTATGCTGAACTGTACGCAAGACAGCAATCCGGCGATGAAGAAAGTGTAACTGAATAA